A DNA window from Hordeum vulgare subsp. vulgare chromosome 1H, MorexV3_pseudomolecules_assembly, whole genome shotgun sequence contains the following coding sequences:
- the LOC123443519 gene encoding probable LRR receptor-like serine/threonine-protein kinase At3g47570, with protein sequence METRPWLLRLIAILTTTTALLLHPSTSSSVSTAHDLPALLSFKSLITKDPLGALSSWTTNGSTHGFCSWTGVECSSAHPGHVKALRLQGLGLSGTISPFLGNLSRLRALDLSGNKLQGQIPSSIGNCFALRTLNLSVNSLSGAIPPAMGNLSKLLVLSVSKNDISGTIPTSFAGLATVAVFSVARNHVHGQVPPWLGNLTALEDLNMADNIMSGHVPPALSKLINLRSLTVAINNLQGLIPPVLFNMSSLECLNFGSNQLSGSLPQDIGSMLPNLKKFSVFYNRFEGQIPASLSNISSLEHLSLHGNRFRGRIPSNIGQSGRLTVFEVGNNELQATESRDWDFLTSLANCSSLLLVNLQLNNLSGILPNSIGNLSQKLEGLRVGGNQIAGLIPTGIGRYLKLAILEFADNRFTGTIPSDIGKLSNLKELSLFQNRYYGEIPSSIGNLSQLNLLALSTNNLEGSIPATFGNLTELISLDLASNLLSGKIPEEVMRISSLALFLNLSNNLLDGPISPHIGQLANLAIIDFSSNKLSGPIPNALGSCIALQFLHLQGNLLQGQIPKELMALRGLEELDLSNNNLSGPVPEFLESFQLLKNLNLSFNHLSGPVPDKGIFSNASVISLTSNGMLCGGPVFFHFPTCPYPSPDKLASHKLLQILVFTAVGAFILLGVCIAARCYVNKSRGDAHQDQENIPEMFQRISYTELHSATDSFSEENLVGRGSFGSVYKGTSGSGANLITAAVKVLDVQRQGATRSFISECNALKMIRHRKLVKVITVCDSLDHSGNQFKALVLEFIPNGSLDKWLHPSTEDEFGTPNLMQRLNIALDVAEALEYLHDHIDPPIVHCDVKPSNILLDDDMVAHLGDFGLAKIIRAEKSKQSLADQSCSVGIKGTIGYVAPEYGTGTEISVEGDVYSYGVLLLEMLTGRRPTDPFFSDTTNLPKYVEMACPGNLLETMDVNIRCNQEPQAVLELFAAPVSRLGLACCRGSARQRIKMGDVVKELGAIKQIIMASQNYASWSTKLY encoded by the exons ATGGAGACCAGACCATGGCTCCTCCGGCTTATCGCCATTctcaccaccaccactgcccttCTCTTGCACCCATCCACTTCCAGCTCCGTCAGCACCGCCCACGACCTCCCGGCCCTCCTATCGTTCAAATCCCTCATCACCAAGGATCCCTTGGGCGCACTCTCCTCATGGACCACCAACGGCAGCACCCATGGCTTCTGCAGCTGGACCGGCGTGGAGTGCAGCAGTGCTCACCCGGGCCATGTCAAGGCGCTGCGCCTACAAGGCCTCGGCCTCTCCGGGACCATCTCACCATTTCTTGGGAACCTCTCGCGTCTCCGTGCACTCGATTTGTCCGGCAACAAGCTTCAAGGTCAGATCCCTTCTAGCATTGGTAACTGCTTCGCGCTCCGCACGCTCAACCTGAGCGTCAACTCCCTGTCCGGCGCCATCCCTCCCGCCATGGGAAACCTGTCAAAGCTTCTTGTTCTGAGTGTTAGCAAGAACGATATCTCGGGCACCATTCCTACTTCGTTTGCAGGTCTCGCAACAGTCGCAGTGTTCAGTGTAGCAAGGAACCATGTGCATGGGCAAGTACCACCGTGGCTCGGCAATTTGACAGCgctggaagatctgaacatggctGACAATATTATGAGCGGACATGTTCCACCAGCTTTGTCTAAGCTCATCAACCTCCGATCCCTGACTGTAGCAATCAATAACCTGCAAGGTTTGATCCCTCCAGTGTTATTTAATATGTCCTCACTTGAATGCCTCAATTTCGGGTCAAACCAACTGTCAGGCTCTCTACCACAAGATATTGGCTCTATGCTTCCTAACCTGAAAAAGTTCAGTGTATTCTACAACAGATTCGAAGGCCAGATTCCTGCCTCCttgtcaaacatatcttctcttgaACATCTGTCTCTCCATGGGAATAGATTTCGTGGCCGGATCCCGTCAAATATTGGCCAAAGTGGACGTTTGACTGTATTCGAAGTAGGAAATAATGAGCTGCAGGCTACAGAGTCAAGAGATTGGGATTTCCTGACCTCCTTGGCTAACTGCAGCAGCCTACTTCTAGTAAATCTTCAACTGAATAACCTTTCAGGGATTTTGCCAAATAGCATCGGTAATCTCTCGCAAAAACTTGAAGGTCTTCGAGTCGGAGGAAACCAAATTGCTGGGCTTATACCTACAGGAATAGGAAGATATCTCAAGCTCGCGATACTTGAGTTTGCAGATAACCGCTTCACAGGAACCATACCTTCAGATATTGGAAAGCTATCCAACCTCAAAGAACTATCCCTATTTCAGAATAGATACTATGGGGAGATTCCTTCGTCAATAGGCAACCTATCACAACTAAATCTGCTAGCTCTTTCAACCAACAATTTGGAGGGTAGCATTCCAGCTACTTTTGGCAACCTTACTGAGTTAATCTCCCTGGACCTTGCCAGTAACCTCTTGAGTGGGAAAATCCCAGAAGAAGTTATGAGAATCTCCTCCCTGGCTCTGTTTCTCAATCTCTCAAACAATTTATTAGATGGACCTATTTCTCCACATATTGGGCAGCTAGCCAATCTTGCAATAATTGATTTCTCATCGAACAAGTTATCAGGTCCAATCCCAAATGCCCTTGGTAGTTGCATAGCATTGCAATTCCTACACTTACAAGGGAATCTCTTGCAGGGACAAATTCCAAAAGAACTCATGGCATTAAGAGGCCTAGAAGAGCTGGACCTCTCTAATAATAACTTATCAGGACCTGTCCCTGAATTTCTTGAGAGCTTCCAGCTTCTGAAGAATCTAAACCTTTCATTCAACCACCTATCAGGTCCGGTGCCAGATAAAGGGATCTTCTCAAATGCAAGTGTGATATCTCTCACAAGTAATGGCATGCTGTGTGGTGGTCCTGTATTCTTTCATTTCCCTACATGCCCATACCCGTCCCCTGATAAGCTTGCAAGTCATAAACTGCTTCAGATCTTGGTGTTTACTGCGGTGGGAGCATTCATCCTTCTCGGTGTCTGCATTGCTGCACGCTGTTACGTTAACAAGTCAAGAGGTGATGCCCACCAAGATCAGGAAAACATCCCTGAGATGTTTCAGAGGATCTCATACACTGAGTTGCATTCGGCTACAGATTCATTCTCTGAAGAAAATTTGGTTGGCCGTGGAAGCTTCGGCAGTGTATATAAAGGGACTTCTGGTTCTGGTGCAAATTTGATTACTGCAGCAGTGAAGGTACTTGATGTCCAACGACAAGGAGCCACAAGGAGCTTCATCTCTGAGTGCAATGCTCTCAAAATGATCCGACATCGCAAACTAGTCAAGGTTATCACAGTGTGTGATAGCTTGGACCACAGTGGCAACCAATTCAAGGCACTTGTGCTAGAGTTCATTCCCAATGGAAGCTTGGATAAATGGTTACACCCGAGCACAGAAGACGAGTTCGGGACACCAAACCTGATGCAGAGGCTAAACATTGCTCTCGATGTGGCGGAGGCACTGGAATATCTCCATGACCATATTGATCCTCCAATTGTTCACTGTGATGTTAAACCAAGTAATATTCTTCTTGATGATGACATGGTTGCACATCTTGGTGACTTCGGACTAGCAAAGATAATTAGGGCAGAAAAAAGCAAGCAATCACTCGCCGATCAAAGTTGTTCGGTTGGAATCAAAGGCACAATTGGGTACGTTGCACCAG AGTATGGCACCGGGACTGAAATATCTGTGGAAGGCGACGTGTACAGCTATGGTGTGCTATTGTTGGAGATGCTTACTGGGAGAAGGCCAACTGACCCATTTTTCAGTGATACAACAAATCTACCAAAGTACGTTGAGATGGCCTGTCCTGGTAATCTGTTGGAAACAATGGACGTCAATATAAGATGCAACCAAGAGCCTCAAGCGGTTTTAGAATTGTTCGCTGCTCCAGTTTCAAGACTTGGTCTAGCGTGCTGCAGGGGCTCTGCAAGACAGCGCATAAAGATGGGCGATGTGGTGAAAGAACTGGGTGCCATAAAACAGATAATCATGGCCAGCCAGAATTATGCGTCTTGGTCCACAAAGTTGTACTAG
- the LOC123443527 gene encoding 19 kDa globulin-like, protein MGKFIFFAVFLTTLVTISAAQGVLEQSLADAQCRGEVQAKPLLACRQILEHQLTGRAVGVRPFQAQWGARDRCCQQLESVSRGCRCSALRGMVRDYEQSMPPLREGRRRSSGERQQEQGCSGESTAEQQQEVQGGQYGSETGESQQQQGGGYHGVTVGRGGQQQGQMLCRERPQRQQQGEGFSGEGAQQKPKVGRVRLTKVRLPTACRIEPQECSVFSTLPVLG, encoded by the coding sequence ATGGGCAAGTTCATCTTCTTCGCGGTGTTCCTGACGACCCTGGTGACCATCTCCGCCGCCCAAGGCGTGCTCGAGCAGAGCCTCGCGGACGCGCAGTGCCGGGGCGAGGTCCAGGCGAAGCCGCTCCTCGCGTGCCGGCAGATCCTCGAGCATCAGCTGACCGGCCGCGCCGTCGGCGTCCGGCCGTTTCAGGCCCAGTGGGGCGCCAGGGACCGGTGCTGCCAGCAGCTCGAGAGCGTCAGCCGCGGGTGCCGCTGCTCCGCCCtccgtggcatggtgcgggacTACGAGCAGTCCATGCCGCCGCTGAGGGAAGGGCGCCGCCGCTCGTCGGGGGAGCGTCAACAAGAGCAGGGATGCTCCGGCGAGTCCACGGCGGAGCAGCAGCAGGAGGTACAAGGGGGGCAGTACGGCAGTGAGACAGGTGAAAGCCAGCAGCAGCAGGGAGGAGGCTACCACGGCGTGACCGTCGGGCGTGGTGGTCAGCAGCAAGGACAGATGCTCTGTCGCGAGAGGCCGCAGCGGCAGCAGCAGGGAGAAGGGTTCTCCGGCGAGGGGGCGCAGCAGAAACCGAAGGTCGGTCGCGTGAGGTTGACGAAGGTACGGCTACCGACCGCGTGCCGGATCGAGCCCCAGGAGTGTAGCGTCTTCTCCACCCTGCCAGTACTAGGCTAG